The genomic interval CTAGTTGCTTGCGAATCCAACGTGGGATTTCGGCACCGCAAGCATCGCTGAAGCGTGCTAATTTGGAATAATTAGTGATGGGCATAATGCCTGGCACAATCGGAATCTCAATGCCCATTTCCATGCAGCGATCGACATAATAAAAATAGCTGTCAGGATTGAAGAAATATTGTGTGATGGCGCTATCGGCACCGGCTTCTACTTTGCGTTTAAAATTCTCAAGATCCGCTTCGAAGTTGGGGGCTTGAGGATGCATTTCCGGGTAAGCGGCCACTTCAAGATGGAATTGATCACCATGTTCTTGTTTGATTAACTCAACTAATTCATTGGCGTATTTGAGTTCGCCACTGCTCACGGCCATACCTGATGGTAAGTCGCCACGCAATGCCACAATACGTTCAACCTTATTATCGGCATACGTCGATAAAAGTTGTTTAATTTCGTCTTTGCTTTGCCCGATACAAGATAGGTGCGGCGCAGTACCAACACCCATGCCGTTCATTTTGGTGACCACATCCATAGTATGGTCGCGAGTGGAACCACCGGCACCAAACGTCACAGAGAAAAAGTCCGGCTTAAGTTCGGCCAGTTTGTCGCGCGTGGCATATAGTTTTTTGGTGCCTTCTTCCGTTTTAGTTGGGAAGAATTCAAAGCTTAAGCGGAAGTGTTCCATAGTTTTCTCGGTAAATAATCTTGGCAAAATCAGTCTAGGACAGCGCTAAATATAGAATACAGCAATAATGTTGCCGGGCCAAAGCCCGGCGACTTATTGTTAGTATTTATACGCTTCAGGCTTGTAAGGACCATCAACATCTACGTGGATGTAATCGGCTTGTTCTTTGGTGAGCTTGGTAATCACACCGCCAAAGCCTTCTACCATGTCCTTAGCCACTTCCTCGTCAAGTTTCTTAGGCAGTACTTTAACGTATAGGCTTTCTTTCTTCTCTTCTTCCATTAGGTCGGCAAACTTGCGCTCATACAAGTAGATTTGAGCCAGTACTTGGTTGGCAAACGAGCCATCCATGATGCGACTTGGGTGGCCAGTAGCATTACCCAGGTTCACCAGACGACCTTCGGAAAGTAGGATCAAGTAATCGTTATCGGCTTTATTGCGATGCACTAGGTGAACTTGTGGTTTAACTTCTTCCCACTCCCAGTTTTCACGCATGTAAGCAGTATCGATTTCATTGTCAAAGTGACCAATGTTACACACAACCGCACCAGGTTTAAGCGCTTGCAGCATGAACTTGTCACATACATTGACGTTACCTGTGGTCGTCACGATTAAATCAGTGTTACCTAGAAGTGCTTTGTTGATACCATCAAGCGTCCCTTTGTTAACGCCATCAATGAACGGTGAAACGACTTCAAAGCCATCCATGCACGCTTGCATAGCACAAATAGGATCCACTTCAGTTACTTTAACGATCATGCCTTCTTGACGAAGAGACGCGGCCGAACCTTTACCTACATCACCATAACCAATAACCAGTGCCTTTTTACCGCTCAACAGGTGGTCGGTGGCACGTTTGATAGCATCATTAAGAGAATGACGGCAGCCGTACTTGTTGTCGTTTTTCGATTTCGTTACGGCATCGTTTACATTGATGGCAGGAACTTTAAGTTCGCCTTTGTTTAACATGTCGAGTAGACGGTGAACACCTGTGGTGGTTTCTTCAGAAATACCGTGGATCTTCTTGATGAGATCAGGGAACTTGCTGTGAACCATTTCTGTTAGGTCACCGCCGTCATCAAGAATCATGTTGGCATCCCAAACTTCATCACTGCCTTTTTCCGCACGAATGGTTTGCTCAATGCACCATAGAAACTCTTCTTCGGTTTCGCCTTTCCAAGCGAAAACAGGAATGCCTGCCGCCGCAATTGCAGCTGCCGCATGATCTTGCGTTGAGAAGATGTTACAAGATGACCAGCGCACGTCGGCACCAAGTTCAACTAGGGTTTCAATTAATACTGCCGTTTGGATGGTCATATGGATGCAACCCATGATCTTTGCACCAGCCAAAGGCTTGCTTTCGCTGTACTTGCGACGCAGCGCCATTAACGCAGGCATTTCGCTTTCAGCGATTTGGATTTCTTTGCGACCGTAATCAGCTAGACTAATATCGGCAACTTTGTAGTCAGTGAATGACATAATAATTCCTCGTCGTTGGCGCCATTTAAAAAAGGCGCACAGTTGTTTAATTCGTTAGAACGTAATCTTTATTAAAGACCAGCAGCTTGTTTTAGTGCATCCACTTTATCGGTTTTTTCCCAAGTGAACGCTTCAAATGTTTTGGTTTTTAATTCGCCGCGATCGTTATACTCATAAGTATGTTGGAATGGTTCGCGACCAAAGTGACCATAGGCAGCTGTTAGTTGATACATTGGGTAAAGCAAGTTTAGCTGGTTTTGAATGGCGTATGGACGCAAGTCGAACACTTCGCGAATGATTTTCGCCAATTCAATATCGCTAACTTTACCTGTGCCGAATGTATTAGCTGAAATAGACGTCGGTTCTGCTACACCAATGGCATAAGAAACTTGCACCTCGCAGCGATCTGCTAAGCCAGCGGCAACAATATTTTTCGCAACATAGCGACCCATGTAAGCCGCAGAACGGTCTACTTTTGAAGGGTCTTTACCAGAGAAAGCACCGCCACCGTGACGAGCCATGCCGCCATAGGTATCAACGATAATCTTACGACCTGTCAGACCCGCATCACCCACCGGACCGCCAATCACAAACTTACCAGTTGGGTTAATGTGATAAAGCGTATCTGCCGTTAACCAACCTTCAGGGAATACGGGTTTGATGATGTGCTCTAAAACAGCCTCGCGCAGTTCTTCTTGAGAAATACTTGGGTCGTGTTGAGTTGAAAGCACAACTGCATCCACTTTTGGCGAGGCGCCTTCGTAATTGATGGTGACTTGGCTTTTCGCATCAGGGCGTAACCAAGGTAGAGTACCATTGCGGCGTAGCTCGGATTGACGCTTAACCAGCAAGTGAGAGTAATAAACTGGAGCAGGCATCAGGTTAGGAGTTTCATTGGTTGCATAACCAAACATCAAACCTTGGTCGCCAGCACCTTGATCTTCTGGTTTTGCACGGTCTACACCTTGATTAATGTCCACCGATTGCTTACCTATACCGTTTAATACAGCACATGTAGCACCATCGAAACCTACGTCAGAGCTGTTGTAACCAATACCCGTAATCACGTCACGAACGATGTCTTCAAGGTCCACATAGCATGATGTTGTTACTTCACCTGCAACGACGGCCATACCGGTTTTAACCAGTGTTTCTACTGCGACACGTGCGTGTTCGTCGCGCGCGATGATTGCATCTAATACGGCATCACTGATTTGATCCGCAACTTTATCTGGATGACCTTCTGATACGGATTCAGAAGTAAAAATCGAATATTCACTCATGCCGTTTTCCTTTTTATTTAATCTTGCGTGTGAAGAATAGGGTTCGTTAATTGAAATACTTGGATCTGCACTTGAAAGCCGTTGCGCATACCCAAAATAATTTGTTGCTTGTGGCTTAGTCCTGCCGACTTAGCCCATTGTTTTAAATCCTGAGGATCCAATCCCAACCATAAATCGCCACAACTGGATTTAACCCAATCCTGGTCATGGGGGCATAAATCTGTGATCAGTAAGTAGCCTTCATCAGTGAGCAGTTGAGAGCACTGTTGAAGAATATCTTTAGGTGAAGGAATGTGGTGCATCACCATGTTAAAGGCTAAAAAATCCACTGATATATTCTGTGAAACAGCCCATTCTGGATCACCTAAAAGGAAATCAATATTCTGTTGTTTGCTATCCGTTTGCTGTTTCGCTAGGTCAAGCATGGCAGGGGAATTATCAAGTGCGATGACGCGCTCGTATCGTTGACTCAACGGTTTTAAGAACCCGCCTTGGCCAGGGCCCACTTCCATGACGGTTGAGCGAGATTCAAGGCCTAGCGTCTGAATAATTTCGTCAAGGCTGTCGGCGTATTGTTCATAACCGGCAATAAGATCTTGGACCTCAGTAAACTGACCCGCATGGCGTTCGAAGAAGCTCCGACTTTGACGCGCGCGCTCCGTATAAATTTGCTCCACGGCTTGTCGGTCTTTACCACTTAATGTTTGCTTATCAATGCAGTCGAATAAGGTTTGGCGAATGTTCTCAAATCCATCTTTTTGAGCATCGGACAAGGCCCGTCGATAAAAAATTGAATTACCTTCTCGGCGTGTGGTTACTAGGCCTGCGCTGGCAAGAATCTTTAAATGGTGGCTTAAGCGACTTTGGCTGATGGAAAAAATATCTGCTAACTCTAAAACGCCAAAGCTATTTTCCTTTAGCAACTGCAAAACCTTCAGGCGCAACCCATCAGCAGCGGCTTTGTTGAGCCCTGCAAGTTGATCGAGTTTATGGTCTTGTTGAGAGGCTAAAGCCTCTTTAACAGCTAGCATGGCGCATAAGGTATCACTGCTGTTTAGGCTTGCCAAGATCTATATCAAAATATTTTGATATAGATGTCGAGTTAGAATTTATTTGAGTTATAACAGTCACCCATAGAAAAAAACGAGCTTCCTGCTCGCCTTTTTCTATGCCGTCACTGAGGATAATCAGTGAGGTCTTTAGGGTGCTAGGGTTGCGTCGAAAGAGTGCTGTTTCTGTAGCAGAAGATCTACAAGCTCCTGACGAGTGCGGATCATGTCTCTGTAATTATGGAGGATTGCCGGGTTATTCATTCCCATACGACGTTGAGCATTGCGCATATGACGTTCAATGGTGTGGATCTCATGCTGGAGGCGATAAACTTTGGGATTAACGTGATACATCATTTTGGCAATCCGTAAATGTGGATATGAGGTACCTATTAATATAGGTAGAGGAAATGAGAACGCCATCACGTTTTTGGATCGTTTTTTTATGAGAAATAGTTGAGTGCAATCACTCAGATCTTAATCCCTTAAAACAGCTATTAACCGCTAAAGGGATAGATCGAAGTATTTGATTAAACGAGCGTATGAGTCATTAGACTCAGTTGAATTGTTCAAGTTTGCTTAGGTGAGCAAAATAGGGCGCCAGTCAAAGTCGATACTGCCCACTGCGAAAAAGCCGGGCACGATCATGCTGGGTTTGCGTCCGTATTCGATACCTTCAAATTGACGACTCAAAATTTCGCCCCCAGCGGCCCGCAATATGGCATGGCCTGCTGCGATATCCCACTCGCTGACATTGCCAAATCGTGGATACAACTCACCTTCGCCATTGGCTAATTGAGCAATCTTTAATGAACTGCCCAAAGGTATCGCAGCGACATGCGCAAGCTTTTCTTCGAGACGATCACGCAATAATTCCATTTGATCATCAGTATGGCGGCGACTCACGAACATGCGAATGGTATTGCTTTCCCGAATTTGTGATAAAGGTTGGCTGGGTTTGATGGAAACAGCCGGCTCGTCGCCTTTTTTCATATAGGCTTTATCATCGCCACCATAGTAGAACGTGTCGAGCACAGGTGCGTATATCAAGCCAAACGTTGGCTGGCCTTCTTCGATAAGGGCAATATTCACCGTAAATTCGCCATTGCGGTCGATGAATTCTTTGGTGCCATCTAAAGGATCAACAAGCCAGAAACGCTGCCACTGTTTGCGCACTTCTTGATCTGGGATGTGTGCTTCTTCACTGATAATGGGAATATCTGCAATGCTTTGTAAGCCATCGCAGATGATTTGATTGGCCGCTAAGTCCGCATCTGTGAGTGGGCTGTTATCTTCTTTCTCGGTCACAGTGGTGTAATCACTGCGCTCGTAAATGGTAATGATGGCCTCGCCTGCCAATTTGGCTAGGCGCATTACCGCTTCGTAATTCGGTTGCATGCTATAAACCTTATTGATCGCTGACTCTGATCAAATTGCTTGCTTTAAATACCAATCTCGCGCCATAAATAGTGCTGCAATGGCGCGACCTTCTGTAAAATCTGTGCGACACACTAGCGATTCAATATCCGCCAGTGGCCAAGTTAGGACCTCAAGGGGCTCCGGTTCGTCGCCCTCTAATTGTTCTGGATATAGATCCAAGGCCACCATGACATCGATGCCACTTTTCATGTAGCTTGGACTAAGGCTCATTTGTTTCAAGTGAGTGATTTCTCGAGCACCAAAACCAATTTCTTCTTTCAATTCTCGGTTGGCAGCTTCGCTCAAGCTTTCCCCTAAATCAACTGCACCTTTTGGCAGCGTAA from Bermanella marisrubri carries:
- the metF gene encoding methylenetetrahydrofolate reductase [NAD(P)H]; translation: MEHFRLSFEFFPTKTEEGTKKLYATRDKLAELKPDFFSVTFGAGGSTRDHTMDVVTKMNGMGVGTAPHLSCIGQSKDEIKQLLSTYADNKVERIVALRGDLPSGMAVSSGELKYANELVELIKQEHGDQFHLEVAAYPEMHPQAPNFEADLENFKRKVEAGADSAITQYFFNPDSYFYYVDRCMEMGIEIPIVPGIMPITNYSKLARFSDACGAEIPRWIRKQLEAYGDDVESIQKFGEEVVTQMCEDLVENDVPGLHFYTLNQADPCINIWKNLGLW
- the ahcY gene encoding adenosylhomocysteinase yields the protein MSFTDYKVADISLADYGRKEIQIAESEMPALMALRRKYSESKPLAGAKIMGCIHMTIQTAVLIETLVELGADVRWSSCNIFSTQDHAAAAIAAAGIPVFAWKGETEEEFLWCIEQTIRAEKGSDEVWDANMILDDGGDLTEMVHSKFPDLIKKIHGISEETTTGVHRLLDMLNKGELKVPAINVNDAVTKSKNDNKYGCRHSLNDAIKRATDHLLSGKKALVIGYGDVGKGSAASLRQEGMIVKVTEVDPICAMQACMDGFEVVSPFIDGVNKGTLDGINKALLGNTDLIVTTTGNVNVCDKFMLQALKPGAVVCNIGHFDNEIDTAYMRENWEWEEVKPQVHLVHRNKADNDYLILLSEGRLVNLGNATGHPSRIMDGSFANQVLAQIYLYERKFADLMEEEKKESLYVKVLPKKLDEEVAKDMVEGFGGVITKLTKEQADYIHVDVDGPYKPEAYKY
- the metK gene encoding methionine adenosyltransferase, whose protein sequence is MSEYSIFTSESVSEGHPDKVADQISDAVLDAIIARDEHARVAVETLVKTGMAVVAGEVTTSCYVDLEDIVRDVITGIGYNSSDVGFDGATCAVLNGIGKQSVDINQGVDRAKPEDQGAGDQGLMFGYATNETPNLMPAPVYYSHLLVKRQSELRRNGTLPWLRPDAKSQVTINYEGASPKVDAVVLSTQHDPSISQEELREAVLEHIIKPVFPEGWLTADTLYHINPTGKFVIGGPVGDAGLTGRKIIVDTYGGMARHGGGAFSGKDPSKVDRSAAYMGRYVAKNIVAAGLADRCEVQVSYAIGVAEPTSISANTFGTGKVSDIELAKIIREVFDLRPYAIQNQLNLLYPMYQLTAAYGHFGREPFQHTYEYNDRGELKTKTFEAFTWEKTDKVDALKQAAGL
- a CDS encoding ArsR/SmtB family transcription factor, with the translated sequence MASLNSSDTLCAMLAVKEALASQQDHKLDQLAGLNKAAADGLRLKVLQLLKENSFGVLELADIFSISQSRLSHHLKILASAGLVTTRREGNSIFYRRALSDAQKDGFENIRQTLFDCIDKQTLSGKDRQAVEQIYTERARQSRSFFERHAGQFTEVQDLIAGYEQYADSLDEIIQTLGLESRSTVMEVGPGQGGFLKPLSQRYERVIALDNSPAMLDLAKQQTDSKQQNIDFLLGDPEWAVSQNISVDFLAFNMVMHHIPSPKDILQQCSQLLTDEGYLLITDLCPHDQDWVKSSCGDLWLGLDPQDLKQWAKSAGLSHKQQIILGMRNGFQVQIQVFQLTNPILHTQD
- the cysQ gene encoding 3'(2'),5'-bisphosphate nucleotidase CysQ: MQPNYEAVMRLAKLAGEAIITIYERSDYTTVTEKEDNSPLTDADLAANQIICDGLQSIADIPIISEEAHIPDQEVRKQWQRFWLVDPLDGTKEFIDRNGEFTVNIALIEEGQPTFGLIYAPVLDTFYYGGDDKAYMKKGDEPAVSIKPSQPLSQIRESNTIRMFVSRRHTDDQMELLRDRLEEKLAHVAAIPLGSSLKIAQLANGEGELYPRFGNVSEWDIAAGHAILRAAGGEILSRQFEGIEYGRKPSMIVPGFFAVGSIDFDWRPILLT
- the nudE gene encoding ADP compounds hydrolase NudE codes for the protein MAQKPKLLHSHIIASSRLFTVESMDLEFSNGEQRTYERLVPGGAGAVMMVAINAHQEVMLIKEYGAGIEDYTVTLPKGAVDLGESLSEAANRELKEEIGFGAREITHLKQMSLSPSYMKSGIDVMVALDLYPEQLEGDEPEPLEVLTWPLADIESLVCRTDFTEGRAIAALFMARDWYLKQAI